The Candidatus Hydrogenedentota bacterium genome has a segment encoding these proteins:
- a CDS encoding ATP:cob(I)alamin adenosyltransferase yields MTTGKQKDVLPSRISTKTGDGGFTHIRDGTSLRKDHPIPEALGALDDMRTHMALLRTQLIEQRPEAREEHDFLLFLLHCCFLLGTALSDPHGRGEKERLLKPFHLEKVEAEQERMESALTLPAAFVVCAANPLAAQADRVAAAARCFERRFITAQDHAPALTAPLYGRFINRLSDYFFVLARHLEKGVHESVDYRLLDKPHGGGA; encoded by the coding sequence ATGACAACTGGTAAACAAAAGGATGTCCTGCCCTCCCGGATAAGCACAAAAACAGGAGATGGCGGATTCACGCATATACGAGACGGTACCTCTCTGCGCAAAGATCATCCGATTCCGGAGGCATTGGGCGCACTCGACGATATGCGTACCCACATGGCGCTGCTCCGCACCCAATTGATTGAGCAACGACCGGAAGCAAGGGAGGAACATGATTTTCTCCTCTTTTTGCTTCATTGTTGTTTCTTGTTGGGTACCGCCTTATCCGATCCCCACGGGCGTGGGGAAAAAGAGCGCCTGCTCAAGCCCTTTCATCTGGAAAAAGTAGAAGCAGAACAAGAACGTATGGAATCAGCCTTGACCTTGCCCGCCGCTTTCGTCGTCTGTGCAGCAAACCCCCTCGCCGCTCAGGCTGATAGGGTCGCAGCAGCCGCCCGCTGTTTCGAGCGCCGCTTTATTACCGCTCAAGATCATGCTCCCGCCTTAACCGCCCCCCTCTATGGCCGTTTTATCAATCGCTTGAGTGATTATTTCTTTGTCCTCGCTCGGCATCTCGAAAAAGGTGTCCACGAAAGCGTGGATTACAGGCTCTTGGACAAGCCTCATGGGGGAGGCGCGTAA